The Altererythrobacter sp. Root672 genome includes a window with the following:
- a CDS encoding 2-oxoacid:ferredoxin oxidoreductase subunit beta: MNDMTPIQTTLKDWESDQEVRWCPGCGDYAILKAVQRTLPQLGADPKNTVFVSGIGCSSRFPYYVESYGFHTIHGRAPAFATGIKLANPNLDVWMVTGDGDGLSIGGNHLMHILRRNVNLQILLFNNEIYGLTKGQASPTSRIGTTTPSTPMGSVDRPAAPCAFALGSGARFVARGFDVSKNLPDVLMAAHRHQGAAFIEIFQNCIVYNKDVFNDFAAPKGAEERQLWLTDGEPMLFANGTKGIKLDIDTLSLQVVDVVDGDWQSAGVIVHNVKNRAVAHMLVELPFGPFPMALGVLYDDPRPTFESAVIEQNAKASEGREANLAKLLAKGQTWTVEAPADPA; this comes from the coding sequence ATGAACGACATGACCCCCATCCAGACCACGCTCAAGGACTGGGAAAGCGACCAGGAGGTACGCTGGTGCCCGGGTTGCGGCGACTACGCGATCCTCAAGGCCGTGCAGCGCACTTTGCCGCAGCTCGGAGCGGATCCCAAGAACACCGTGTTCGTCAGCGGCATCGGCTGCTCGAGCCGGTTCCCGTATTACGTCGAGAGCTACGGCTTCCACACGATCCACGGCCGTGCGCCGGCGTTCGCGACCGGCATCAAGCTCGCCAATCCGAACCTCGACGTGTGGATGGTGACGGGTGATGGCGATGGCCTGTCCATCGGCGGCAACCACCTGATGCACATCCTGCGCAGGAACGTGAACCTGCAGATCCTGCTGTTCAACAACGAGATCTATGGCCTCACCAAGGGCCAGGCCTCGCCGACCAGCCGGATCGGTACGACCACCCCCTCGACTCCGATGGGATCGGTTGACCGCCCGGCTGCGCCCTGCGCTTTCGCGCTCGGTTCGGGCGCGCGCTTCGTTGCCCGTGGGTTCGACGTCTCGAAGAACCTGCCTGACGTGCTGATGGCCGCACACCGCCACCAGGGCGCGGCGTTCATCGAGATCTTCCAGAACTGCATCGTCTACAACAAGGACGTGTTCAACGACTTCGCCGCGCCCAAGGGTGCGGAAGAGCGCCAGCTGTGGCTGACCGATGGCGAGCCGATGTTGTTTGCCAATGGCACCAAGGGCATCAAGCTCGATATCGACACGCTCTCGCTGCAAGTCGTCGACGTGGTCGATGGTGACTGGCAGTCGGCCGGAGTGATCGTTCACAACGTCAAGAACCGTGCCGTCGCCCACATGCTGGTCGAGCTGCCGTTCGGCCCGTTCCCGATGGCGCTCGGCGTGCTCTACGACGATCCGCGCCCGACTTTCGAGAGCGCGGTGATCGAACAGAATGCCAAGGCCAGCGAAGGCCGCGAGGCGAACCTCGCCAAGCTGCTGGCCAAGGGCCAGACCTGGACGGTCGAAGCTCCGGCAGACCCGGCCTAA
- a CDS encoding metal-dependent hydrolase: MDNLTHSLVGWALGQAGLKRKTRKGLAALILGANMPDIDVFFGWVPWVPLATHRGFTHGLLGGVLLMPPMLAGLLWLLDRWQVRRGTSFISGLEMRFGWLLALSYLGALTHPLLDWQTVYAIQLLSPFNNHWYHTDGLFIIDLWILLTLGGAIALSIRRENRELPNWRRPPIVALAVVAVYIVVNAGISVAAKRALASNPPYPRADVAVASPPPVFFWRRELVWREERNIARGAYDPALSLAHLQSQTAPVPDGMDHPLARRALTATPEVVRFMRWSILPMAQVKVEGCQAQVNYNDARFSDGLSRNRFWISATIPTGDPACTSASGLNDEPHRPIKL; encoded by the coding sequence ATGGACAACCTGACGCATAGCCTCGTTGGCTGGGCGCTTGGCCAGGCGGGGCTCAAACGCAAGACCCGCAAGGGCCTCGCGGCGTTGATCCTGGGCGCCAACATGCCCGACATCGACGTGTTCTTCGGTTGGGTGCCCTGGGTCCCGCTCGCGACCCATCGCGGTTTTACTCATGGTCTGCTCGGCGGTGTGCTCCTGATGCCGCCGATGCTGGCCGGCCTGCTGTGGCTGCTCGACCGATGGCAAGTCAGGCGAGGGACCTCGTTCATCAGCGGGCTCGAGATGCGCTTCGGCTGGCTGCTTGCCCTGAGTTACCTCGGCGCGTTGACGCATCCGTTGCTCGATTGGCAGACCGTCTATGCCATCCAGCTGCTCTCGCCGTTCAACAACCACTGGTACCACACCGACGGGCTGTTCATCATCGACCTGTGGATCCTGCTGACGCTTGGCGGAGCGATTGCACTGTCGATCCGGCGCGAGAACCGTGAGCTGCCCAACTGGCGCCGACCGCCCATCGTCGCGCTTGCGGTTGTCGCTGTCTACATCGTCGTGAACGCGGGCATCAGCGTGGCCGCCAAGCGAGCGCTCGCCTCGAATCCTCCGTACCCACGAGCCGATGTCGCCGTGGCGAGCCCGCCGCCGGTGTTCTTCTGGCGACGCGAATTGGTCTGGAGGGAAGAGCGTAACATTGCCCGTGGGGCTTACGATCCGGCCCTTTCCCTCGCGCATCTGCAGAGCCAGACCGCGCCAGTACCTGACGGAATGGACCACCCACTCGCGAGACGGGCCCTCACCGCGACGCCGGAAGTGGTCCGCTTCATGCGCTGGTCGATCCTGCCGATGGCTCAGGTCAAGGTTGAGGGATGCCAGGCCCAGGTGAATTACAACGACGCCCGATTTTCCGATGGCCTCTCGCGCAATAGGTTCTGGATTTCCGCGACCATTCCAACCGGAGATCCGGCTTGCACTTCAGCATCCGGCTTGAACGATGAACCTCATCGTCCCATAAAGTTATGA
- a CDS encoding SAM-dependent methyltransferase: MKGESAQRGGVLLDAGQRFGFSPGFFARLFAPGFHKLLDLIDRGIEHGVIIGRLPDGATRTLGGRNPGFEGEVHIRDWRALLRLATGGSVGWYQAWEAGEWFSSDPVSLFAVFMANSHKLGDIGRAKGPWRWGVRALHWLNRNTREQAEKNIHAHYDLGNDFYGAWLDPTMSYSSAYRLKRDGLEAGQKRKWDRLSERLGEPKTLLEIGCGWGALANHFATRGSQVTAISLSDEQLAWARERHTDVEFLKQDYRDTSGQFDGIVSVEMVEALGREYWPEFMDCVARNLRPGGRAAIQYIAMRDELFDAYAGNADFIQAYIFPGGLLIKASEFRRLAAERGLSWEDQEDFGFDYAETLKAWRTTFDEAAAKGGLPDGFDHQFCDLWRFYLMYCEGGFRSGAITVSQVTLVKS, from the coding sequence ATGAAGGGGGAGAGTGCACAGCGGGGTGGAGTGCTGCTCGATGCGGGGCAGCGGTTCGGCTTTTCGCCGGGCTTTTTCGCGCGGCTGTTTGCGCCCGGATTTCACAAGCTGCTCGACCTCATCGATCGTGGGATCGAGCACGGTGTCATTATCGGGCGCCTGCCGGATGGCGCCACGCGCACGCTTGGTGGCCGCAACCCTGGCTTCGAGGGTGAAGTCCATATTCGCGATTGGCGCGCACTCCTGCGCCTCGCCACGGGCGGATCGGTGGGCTGGTACCAGGCCTGGGAAGCCGGCGAGTGGTTCAGTTCCGATCCGGTTTCGCTGTTCGCCGTGTTCATGGCCAACTCTCACAAGCTCGGCGATATCGGCCGGGCCAAGGGGCCGTGGCGCTGGGGGGTGAGGGCGCTTCACTGGCTCAACCGCAACACTCGCGAACAGGCCGAGAAGAACATTCACGCGCACTACGATCTCGGCAACGACTTCTACGGTGCCTGGCTCGATCCGACGATGAGCTATTCGAGCGCCTACCGGCTCAAACGCGACGGGCTGGAGGCCGGCCAAAAGCGGAAGTGGGACAGGCTATCGGAGCGGCTTGGTGAGCCAAAGACCCTGCTCGAAATCGGGTGCGGGTGGGGCGCCCTGGCGAACCACTTCGCCACCCGCGGCAGCCAGGTTACTGCGATCAGCCTGTCGGATGAGCAGCTTGCCTGGGCGCGAGAGCGCCACACCGACGTCGAATTTCTCAAGCAGGACTATCGCGACACCAGCGGGCAATTCGACGGGATCGTGAGCGTCGAGATGGTTGAGGCGCTGGGGCGCGAATACTGGCCTGAATTCATGGACTGCGTTGCCCGAAACCTCCGGCCGGGCGGGAGAGCAGCGATCCAGTACATCGCCATGCGCGACGAGCTGTTCGACGCCTATGCCGGCAATGCCGATTTCATTCAGGCGTACATCTTCCCCGGCGGGCTGCTGATCAAGGCCAGCGAGTTCCGCCGCCTGGCCGCCGAACGCGGTCTTTCATGGGAAGATCAGGAAGACTTCGGGTTCGACTATGCCGAAACCCTCAAGGCGTGGCGGACAACCTTTGACGAAGCGGCTGCAAAGGGCGGCCTCCCGGACGGTTTTGACCACCAGTTCTGCGATCTGTGGCGCTTTTACCTGATGTATTGCGAGGGCGGGTTCCGCAGCGGCGCGATTACCGTCAGCCAGGTTACTCTAGTCAAATCCTGA
- a CDS encoding PilZ domain-containing protein — protein MSLQNTLGRYHIAAQEDRSAIRTKIAIPAQLRASGARAFQTVVNDLSLSGFSATAITRMHPGSVCWLTLPGLESLQAEVVWWENNLCGCAFTNLLSPIVHDNILSRYHQGNPGA, from the coding sequence ATGAGCCTCCAGAACACGCTCGGGCGCTATCATATTGCCGCCCAGGAAGACCGGTCTGCAATCCGCACCAAAATCGCGATTCCCGCACAGTTGCGCGCGTCGGGTGCACGAGCGTTTCAGACGGTCGTGAACGATCTTTCGCTGTCCGGCTTTTCCGCCACCGCGATCACTCGGATGCACCCCGGATCGGTCTGCTGGCTGACCCTACCCGGTCTCGAATCCTTGCAGGCCGAAGTGGTGTGGTGGGAAAACAACCTGTGCGGCTGCGCTTTTACCAACCTGCTCAGCCCGATTGTGCACGACAACATCCTGAGCCGGTATCATCAGGGCAATCCGGGCGCCTGA
- a CDS encoding YadA-like family protein, translating into MNRFTPIPALVLILGLTPAFAQTVGPVNTVIVGSTATQSVDTNLDGHPVPADIGQIYIGNTVQSADAITIDSGSNFPPGIAFRRYLGTPSAPRVITPGTQLGYIDFRGYSGTQFWNAGSLDMVVDGLSPFNNGSLPTSKMRFAVSNGGDVFFPMELRSNGMLEIGALDGTRYSGPATLGSPKLFVNTNENEWGVIIAARAAQGPSYALRTHTTGETAADYLFAGSSGAGSGSVKFSVQGNGDVHVSGRLFVGADQIIGQPAAISANLAGIAAMFGSAAGPNSLALGAGSRSTSANSTAIGNDTTATGSNALSIGNGARANGTSAISLGDATVASGEGAIALGSRSVSTTQSAVAVGEAANAIRKNGLALGAGSLAEGEAATVAGYQASAVASNATAIGANSRALHQGSTAIGAGAKTTAENEVALGGAGTSVRIGDLEASTAAQVGPVEVVTVDDSGTLGRQSVVTTVQFNAVSASMIGALAISDTQFDELSGRVDGIAGQVDELFDVAASQQKETRQGIATVTALAQPHFPSEIGKTSYASNIGYYRGQVGVSAGLMHRFDRDFAVSASISYGGGKNTALRAGVAGEF; encoded by the coding sequence ATGAACAGATTCACCCCCATTCCAGCTTTGGTGCTTATTCTCGGATTGACACCTGCCTTTGCACAGACAGTCGGGCCCGTGAACACAGTGATCGTCGGCAGTACAGCCACCCAATCCGTCGATACAAATCTGGACGGACACCCCGTTCCAGCTGACATTGGACAAATCTATATTGGCAACACAGTTCAAAGCGCAGATGCGATCACGATCGATAGCGGATCCAACTTTCCGCCCGGCATTGCATTTAGAAGGTATCTCGGCACCCCGTCGGCACCGAGGGTTATCACTCCGGGCACTCAACTCGGTTACATCGACTTCCGAGGATATTCCGGAACACAATTCTGGAATGCCGGATCTCTCGACATGGTCGTGGACGGCCTGTCTCCCTTCAACAACGGCAGCCTCCCCACGTCCAAAATGCGGTTCGCAGTTTCCAACGGAGGCGATGTGTTTTTCCCAATGGAACTCAGGTCGAATGGCATGCTGGAAATAGGGGCACTCGATGGCACAAGGTATAGCGGGCCGGCAACGCTTGGTTCCCCGAAGTTATTCGTCAACACCAACGAGAACGAATGGGGCGTCATCATCGCCGCTCGCGCGGCGCAGGGACCCAGCTATGCGCTGAGAACGCACACAACCGGTGAGACTGCAGCGGACTACCTATTTGCAGGTTCATCCGGCGCGGGCTCCGGAAGCGTGAAGTTCTCTGTGCAAGGTAACGGCGACGTCCATGTTTCGGGCAGACTGTTCGTGGGAGCGGATCAGATCATTGGGCAACCCGCAGCCATAAGTGCCAACCTGGCAGGGATTGCAGCGATGTTCGGAAGTGCGGCGGGCCCCAACTCCCTCGCGCTTGGAGCCGGTTCGAGATCGACGAGCGCCAATTCCACCGCCATCGGTAACGACACCACGGCGACCGGAAGCAATGCCTTATCCATCGGCAATGGAGCGCGAGCGAACGGTACGTCCGCGATCTCGCTCGGCGACGCCACAGTAGCATCCGGTGAGGGTGCCATTGCTCTGGGCTCTCGAAGTGTGTCGACTACTCAATCTGCAGTGGCAGTCGGCGAAGCAGCTAATGCTATCCGCAAGAACGGCCTGGCCCTGGGCGCAGGATCTTTGGCTGAGGGCGAAGCCGCGACAGTTGCCGGATACCAGGCCTCGGCAGTTGCAAGCAACGCGACGGCGATCGGTGCAAACTCGCGGGCGCTCCACCAAGGCTCTACGGCGATTGGAGCCGGCGCGAAGACTACCGCGGAAAACGAAGTTGCACTTGGCGGCGCCGGCACGTCTGTCCGCATCGGAGATCTCGAAGCATCCACTGCGGCACAGGTTGGGCCGGTGGAGGTGGTCACTGTTGACGACAGTGGCACGCTGGGAAGGCAATCAGTTGTCACCACCGTCCAGTTCAACGCTGTCAGCGCATCAATGATCGGAGCGCTGGCTATTTCCGACACTCAGTTTGACGAACTTAGCGGTCGCGTTGATGGAATCGCGGGACAGGTAGATGAGCTTTTCGATGTCGCAGCGTCTCAACAGAAGGAAACACGACAGGGCATCGCAACAGTGACAGCACTCGCTCAGCCTCATTTCCCGAGCGAGATCGGAAAGACCAGTTACGCGTCTAACATTGGCTACTATCGGGGGCAGGTTGGTGTTTCGGCAGGACTGATGCATCGCTTTGACCGTGACTTCGCAGTCTCGGCCTCAATCAGCTACGGAGGAGGCAAGAACACGGCGTTACGAGCTGGTGTCGCCGGCGAATTTTAG
- a CDS encoding sugar transferase — protein sequence MVFSNFRLRSSSPWLSIWWIYAGAILVCVGLPYIVMVLLNRTVSQAEELTNSAIAGAVAVTFGAWLYRNVTSLPGVRSHAGILPSFALSFATVALVILLWRIGYSRSLFFICMFLTMIWHYIFYFVAQKRIRLTIGIVEGGRAAELEGNVRYDVRRLSLEEDPIDCHVIAADLRFDHSPAWEARLADYVLKGYPVYHCKDLLESLSGRTDLEHMSENTFGKLGPIPAFQVIKSIVDRLMALPAFIILFPFLVIIGVAIRLDSAGPALFWQRRIGYRGKEFEVVKFRTMRVRNHDVVFDERRDLITQEDDERITKLGRFLRRSRIDELPQIYNILAGQMSWIGPRPEVRALSEWYEKELPFYRYRHVVVPGITGWAQVNQGHVAEIEQVREKLQFDFYYIRNFSFWLDLLIILRTIRTMLTGFGSR from the coding sequence ATGGTTTTTTCGAATTTTCGCCTGCGGAGCTCAAGCCCCTGGCTGAGCATCTGGTGGATTTACGCAGGCGCGATCCTGGTTTGTGTTGGCCTGCCTTACATCGTCATGGTGCTTCTAAATCGCACGGTTTCTCAAGCTGAGGAGTTGACGAACTCAGCTATTGCTGGTGCGGTCGCAGTCACTTTTGGCGCTTGGCTATATCGCAACGTGACCTCGCTCCCCGGGGTTCGCAGTCATGCCGGCATTTTGCCAAGCTTTGCTCTTTCCTTTGCAACCGTGGCGTTGGTCATTCTGCTGTGGAGGATAGGTTACTCTCGTAGTCTATTCTTCATTTGTATGTTTCTTACTATGATCTGGCATTACATATTCTATTTCGTCGCGCAGAAGCGGATCAGGTTGACCATCGGTATCGTCGAAGGGGGGCGCGCGGCGGAACTCGAAGGGAACGTACGTTACGACGTGCGCCGCCTGTCGTTGGAAGAGGACCCCATCGACTGCCACGTAATCGCTGCTGATCTCCGCTTCGATCACTCTCCGGCGTGGGAAGCACGGCTGGCAGACTACGTGCTCAAGGGCTATCCAGTCTATCATTGCAAAGATCTGTTGGAATCCCTGTCCGGTCGAACCGACCTTGAACATATGTCGGAGAACACGTTCGGGAAGCTCGGACCGATACCTGCCTTTCAAGTCATCAAATCAATCGTAGATCGGCTGATGGCCTTGCCGGCCTTCATAATCCTGTTCCCCTTTCTTGTGATTATCGGAGTTGCGATCAGGCTTGATTCGGCTGGGCCGGCCCTGTTCTGGCAGCGACGGATCGGTTACCGGGGCAAGGAATTCGAAGTAGTGAAGTTCCGCACCATGCGAGTACGGAACCACGATGTCGTTTTTGATGAGCGTCGCGACCTGATCACTCAGGAGGATGACGAGCGAATAACCAAGTTGGGGCGGTTTCTGCGCCGTTCGCGCATCGACGAGTTGCCTCAAATCTATAACATCCTAGCCGGGCAGATGAGCTGGATCGGGCCACGGCCAGAGGTGCGCGCCCTGTCAGAGTGGTATGAGAAAGAGCTTCCGTTCTACAGATATCGGCACGTTGTCGTGCCCGGCATTACCGGGTGGGCACAGGTCAACCAAGGGCACGTCGCCGAAATCGAGCAGGTTCGGGAGAAGCTGCAGTTCGATTTCTACTACATCCGCAATTTCTCTTTCTGGTTGGATTTGCTGATCATCCTAAGAACGATAAGGACGATGCTTACCGGATTTGGGTCACGTTAA
- a CDS encoding glycosyltransferase family 4 protein — MKLALIADVFSPMRSSGAVQMRDLTRELVRQGHEVTMIVPGHAQSQPWVLEDFDGVEVLRLRASPSRDRSYVLRAFSELAMPFHMIRHLRKSPVNSRKFDGIVWYSPTIFLGPIVRYLKKRSQCPAYLILRDIFPQWALDVGLLNKGLRFRLLTLVANRQYAAADVIGVQTPANLVFFKESIEAENKDVEVLQNWLCPPTASQCSINLSETGLVGRIIFVYAGNMGVAQGIEKLLNLAIDLQHNSRIGFVFIGRGLYMNSLHEEAKRLSLENVAFFDEIEPDEIPAVYAQAHVGLVSLAHEHKTHNIPGKFISYMHAGLPVLATINPGNDLAKLINEEEVGEVSTSSDGSDLRSLALSLVDQCIQDPGLPVRCRDLAARMFTAKTAAHQIEEALQRASRRP; from the coding sequence ATGAAGCTGGCCCTTATCGCTGATGTATTTTCGCCCATGCGTTCTTCGGGCGCCGTCCAGATGCGGGACTTGACTCGCGAGTTGGTGCGACAGGGCCATGAAGTCACTATGATCGTGCCGGGCCACGCCCAATCTCAGCCATGGGTGCTCGAGGACTTTGACGGCGTCGAAGTCCTTCGCCTGAGAGCATCGCCGTCGCGCGACCGGAGCTATGTTCTCAGGGCGTTCAGCGAGTTGGCGATGCCATTCCACATGATCAGGCATCTTCGTAAGTCACCCGTCAACTCGCGAAAATTCGACGGTATCGTCTGGTATTCGCCGACAATATTCTTGGGTCCGATTGTCAGGTATCTGAAAAAACGAAGTCAGTGCCCGGCATACTTGATACTGCGTGATATCTTTCCTCAATGGGCACTTGATGTTGGCCTGTTGAATAAGGGACTTCGATTTCGTCTACTCACGTTAGTCGCAAATCGCCAGTACGCGGCCGCGGATGTGATTGGTGTTCAGACTCCGGCCAATCTTGTCTTCTTCAAAGAGAGTATTGAGGCCGAAAATAAGGACGTCGAAGTTCTTCAAAACTGGCTTTGCCCTCCAACCGCGTCGCAATGCTCGATCAACCTTTCCGAAACCGGCTTGGTTGGTAGGATCATTTTCGTATACGCAGGCAACATGGGGGTGGCCCAAGGCATCGAGAAGTTGCTTAACCTGGCTATCGACCTGCAGCACAATTCTCGTATCGGCTTTGTCTTCATAGGTCGTGGCTTGTATATGAATAGCCTGCATGAGGAAGCGAAACGATTATCTCTTGAAAACGTCGCCTTCTTTGATGAGATCGAGCCTGACGAAATCCCTGCAGTTTATGCGCAAGCTCACGTTGGGCTGGTGTCCCTGGCCCACGAACATAAGACGCATAACATCCCGGGGAAGTTCATTTCCTACATGCACGCAGGCCTACCTGTTCTGGCGACGATCAATCCAGGCAATGATCTTGCCAAACTGATCAACGAAGAAGAGGTCGGTGAGGTTTCGACGAGCAGCGATGGATCGGATCTGCGATCGCTTGCCCTTTCTTTGGTTGACCAGTGCATCCAGGATCCGGGCCTGCCGGTCCGATGTAGAGACCTTGCTGCCCGCATGTTTACGGCCAAGACAGCCGCACATCAGATCGAAGAAGCGTTACAACGAGCTTCCCGGCGACCTTGA
- the wecB gene encoding non-hydrolyzing UDP-N-acetylglucosamine 2-epimerase, which produces MRKLKIMTVLGTRPEIIRLSRVISKLDEYCDHTLVHTGQNYDFELNEIFFQDLGVRHPDHYLGAAGATGSETIGRVILEVDRLLAESSPDALLVLGDTNSCMAVLPAKRRKIPTFHMEAGNRCFDQRVPEEINRRIVDHTADINLTYSDIAREYLLCEGLPPDLIIKTGSPMFEVLEHYGESIASSTILDSLGLDSKKYFLVSTHREENIEPDDSFHRLVEVLNAVANTYEIPIVVSTHPRTKKRIDQAGVTLSERVRLLKPLSFTDYNKLQLHAKAVLSDSGTINEEASILNFPALNLREAHERPEGMEEGAVMLVGFNLERILQGLAILADQPRGEERLIRLPSDYSMPNVSDKIVRIVHSYTDYVNRTVWKNY; this is translated from the coding sequence GTGCGCAAGCTAAAAATAATGACCGTGTTGGGAACACGACCGGAAATTATTCGCTTATCCAGAGTCATATCGAAGCTTGATGAGTACTGCGATCACACTCTTGTCCACACCGGGCAAAACTATGATTTCGAACTCAACGAGATATTTTTTCAGGATCTAGGCGTTCGTCATCCCGATCACTACCTCGGCGCTGCTGGGGCAACGGGATCGGAGACCATCGGCAGGGTGATCTTGGAAGTCGATCGTCTCTTGGCGGAAAGTTCCCCAGACGCGTTGCTCGTACTGGGCGATACAAATAGCTGCATGGCCGTACTTCCCGCCAAGCGCAGAAAGATCCCGACTTTTCACATGGAGGCCGGCAATCGCTGTTTCGATCAACGAGTCCCTGAAGAAATCAATCGACGTATAGTTGATCATACTGCCGACATCAATTTGACCTACAGCGATATCGCACGGGAATATCTTTTGTGTGAAGGGCTGCCTCCGGATCTGATTATCAAAACTGGAAGCCCCATGTTCGAAGTTCTAGAGCATTATGGAGAATCAATTGCATCCTCCACGATCCTCGATTCTCTCGGACTGGATTCCAAAAAGTACTTTCTTGTAAGCACTCACAGGGAAGAAAACATAGAACCAGACGATAGCTTTCATCGCCTGGTAGAGGTGTTGAACGCAGTCGCAAATACGTACGAGATACCGATTGTGGTCTCAACACATCCGAGAACTAAGAAACGAATTGATCAGGCTGGGGTTACCTTGTCGGAGAGGGTGAGGCTATTAAAACCACTCAGCTTCACTGACTACAACAAGCTTCAGCTGCATGCCAAGGCAGTGCTCTCCGACAGCGGAACGATCAACGAAGAGGCATCTATTCTTAACTTTCCGGCACTTAATCTTCGTGAGGCCCACGAGAGACCCGAGGGCATGGAAGAGGGAGCCGTGATGCTGGTCGGCTTTAACCTCGAGCGAATCCTCCAGGGCTTGGCAATTCTTGCTGATCAGCCGCGAGGGGAAGAGCGCCTCATCCGCTTGCCCAGCGACTATTCGATGCCCAACGTGTCGGATAAGATCGTCCGCATAGTCCATAGCTACACCGACTATGTGAACCGGACCGTGTGGAAGAACTACTAG
- the wbjC gene encoding UDP-2-acetamido-2,6-beta-L-arabino-hexul-4-ose reductase — MRVLVTGAYGFVGKNLTVRLGELGNFEVDPFGRSDDIATLGQRVAAADRIVHLAGANRPVVEQEFDDVNRGFTENLVSWIAESGREIPLLFASSIQADRDNAYGVSKRKGEEAIRELADRGNPCAIYRFPNIFGKWCRPAYNSVVATFCYNATRGLELPVQDPTHSLNLVYIDDVVAEIVDWLNTTNHSEEILWRSVEPTYTTTVGQLAEEIQSYAHIPHDLTVRDVGTGLTRALYATYVSYLQPDQFSYPLVQHSDSRGTFIEMLRTRDSGQVAFFTAHPGVTRGGHYHHTKTEKFLVVKGKARFKFRNIVTNDFYELVTSSEEPRIVDTSPGWSHDITNVGDEELIVMLWANEIFDKQKPDTVALQP, encoded by the coding sequence ATGCGCGTGCTAGTGACAGGCGCTTACGGCTTCGTTGGAAAGAACCTGACCGTGCGCCTCGGAGAGCTTGGCAACTTCGAAGTCGATCCGTTCGGCCGAAGCGATGACATTGCCACGCTTGGCCAACGTGTCGCTGCGGCTGATCGGATTGTTCACCTTGCGGGAGCTAATCGGCCGGTTGTCGAGCAAGAATTTGACGACGTAAATCGGGGGTTTACCGAGAATCTCGTCAGTTGGATCGCTGAAAGCGGGCGGGAGATTCCGCTTCTTTTTGCGTCGTCCATTCAGGCAGATCGGGACAACGCCTATGGGGTTAGCAAGCGCAAGGGCGAAGAGGCAATACGGGAATTGGCCGATCGCGGAAATCCTTGCGCGATCTATCGCTTCCCAAATATTTTCGGAAAGTGGTGCCGGCCAGCATACAATTCAGTCGTCGCCACCTTCTGTTACAATGCTACTCGCGGGTTGGAACTTCCAGTTCAGGATCCCACCCATTCGCTCAATCTGGTCTACATTGACGATGTTGTGGCGGAAATCGTGGATTGGCTAAATACGACCAATCATTCGGAAGAAATTCTCTGGAGGTCAGTGGAGCCCACCTACACGACAACGGTTGGTCAACTCGCAGAAGAAATTCAGTCTTATGCCCACATTCCTCACGATTTGACCGTTCGAGATGTTGGAACGGGATTAACTAGAGCGCTCTATGCAACTTATGTGAGCTACCTTCAGCCTGACCAATTTTCCTATCCACTTGTCCAGCACTCAGATTCGCGCGGCACCTTCATAGAGATGTTACGTACTCGCGATTCTGGACAAGTGGCTTTTTTTACCGCCCACCCAGGAGTCACTAGAGGCGGGCATTACCATCACACGAAAACTGAGAAGTTCCTCGTAGTGAAGGGAAAGGCCAGATTTAAGTTTCGCAACATCGTGACGAACGACTTTTACGAGCTTGTGACTTCGAGCGAAGAGCCGAGGATTGTGGATACTTCGCCCGGCTGGAGTCACGATATCACCAATGTTGGCGATGAAGAGCTCATTGTAATGTTGTGGGCCAATGAGATCTTTGACAAACAAAAGCCGGACACTGTCGCACTTCAACCTTAG